From one Suicoccus acidiformans genomic stretch:
- a CDS encoding DnaD domain protein yields the protein MAKTFRVIQSDIYREHLFENCLSIPERYFKLYLLTNPQANQLGIYSLSKGLLSYDMQSTVEEVEVLLDKFEHEYNLIRYDHETSEIAVLHSLAGSIVSGGKPVEDLLVKELTQVKSTHLIQEVYTSMTNFWINSERPFDKKVQACVNHELTKRAQNQHNESLLRFVSNNDNENEDDNDNVNDNVMTMTSATNKDTSAERITQATLPTDDLMTSTLERNHQASPDTFPQAEQAHEIVPYELGSAQALAPNPQNKVVSLPSPQTEVLSTETPQADSTSLPTLDELPDNTVTFGQFASKLTQEQIATALDQLDIHQGLHLMYLKHTFSTKLSQRECLELIYALEYFDFDLVEEASKRAQKATHPYPYTLKILQKWYDAGVKTMEEVQKLDTQHRKQYQNAQQTIHIEVLPEWMQALQASKQKEASL from the coding sequence ATGGCTAAGACATTTCGTGTAATTCAATCGGATATTTATCGGGAGCACCTTTTCGAGAACTGCTTAAGTATCCCGGAGCGTTATTTCAAGCTATATCTGTTGACGAACCCTCAAGCCAATCAATTAGGTATTTACAGCCTGTCGAAGGGGCTTTTATCCTATGATATGCAGTCAACTGTCGAAGAAGTTGAAGTCTTACTCGATAAGTTCGAACATGAATATAACCTTATTCGCTATGATCATGAAACGAGCGAGATAGCTGTCCTACATTCTCTCGCCGGATCGATTGTCTCCGGGGGTAAACCTGTAGAAGATTTATTGGTCAAGGAATTAACCCAAGTCAAAAGCACGCATTTAATCCAAGAAGTTTATACGAGCATGACTAATTTCTGGATTAATTCTGAACGCCCCTTCGATAAGAAGGTCCAAGCATGTGTAAATCATGAACTGACCAAAAGAGCGCAGAATCAACATAACGAGTCCTTACTACGATTCGTTAGTAACAATGATAATGAGAATGAAGATGATAATGACAATGTGAATGATAATGTCATGACAATGACCTCCGCCACAAATAAAGATACTAGCGCGGAAAGAATCACCCAAGCAACACTTCCAACGGATGACCTGATGACCTCTACACTGGAACGTAATCATCAGGCTTCTCCAGACACATTCCCCCAAGCAGAACAAGCTCACGAAATTGTGCCTTACGAGTTAGGTTCTGCCCAAGCATTAGCGCCAAACCCACAAAACAAGGTGGTTTCTTTGCCAAGCCCTCAAACAGAGGTATTATCAACCGAAACACCACAAGCTGATAGCACGAGTTTACCTACCCTTGACGAACTACCGGACAACACTGTCACGTTCGGCCAATTTGCCAGTAAACTGACTCAAGAACAAATAGCTACGGCCTTAGACCAGCTGGATATTCACCAAGGTCTGCACCTCATGTATCTCAAACATACTTTCTCAACAAAGTTATCACAACGAGAATGTCTTGAGCTCATCTATGCCCTGGAATACTTCGACTTTGACTTGGTTGAAGAAGCTAGCAAGCGAGCTCAGAAAGCCACTCATCCATACCCCTATACCCTGAAGATACTGCAGAAATGGTATGATGCCGGCGTTAAGACCATGGAAGAAGTTCAGAAACTTGACACACAGCACCGCAAGCAATATCAAAATGCCCAACAGACCATTCATATCGAGGTACTTCCCGAATGGATGCAGGCTCTACAAGCCAGTAAACAAAAGGAGGCTAGCCTATGA
- a CDS encoding sigma-70 family RNA polymerase sigma factor: MKEEQLYYSRLIQQFDDLIYRVMHDLQVDDRHLFYDDLTQELRLRLIDIAKQFEGNPFKGEDRYRFTAYARKGLRWYLLDRLRSYQCRQAISQEDLDRKEATLLASSTYSPDQASQANLIAFFEEVKRRLNPEDTLLFWLLFDDSYTMSEIAELLGISRPTLYARKRNLQATLEDLKDLLIN; encoded by the coding sequence ATGAAAGAAGAACAACTCTACTACAGTAGGCTTATTCAACAATTCGATGACTTAATCTACCGCGTCATGCACGACCTACAAGTCGACGACCGTCATCTTTTCTATGATGACCTTACTCAAGAACTCCGCCTTAGACTCATCGACATTGCCAAGCAATTTGAAGGCAATCCCTTCAAAGGCGAAGACCGTTACCGTTTCACGGCCTACGCTAGGAAGGGACTCCGCTGGTATCTCCTTGACCGCTTACGCAGTTACCAATGTCGGCAAGCCATCAGTCAAGAAGATTTAGACAGAAAGGAAGCGACTCTCTTAGCATCGAGCACTTATTCACCTGATCAAGCCAGTCAGGCTAATCTCATCGCTTTCTTTGAAGAAGTCAAGCGCCGACTCAACCCAGAAGACACCCTCCTCTTCTGGCTCCTCTTTGACGATTCCTATACGATGAGCGAGATTGCGGAACTTCTCGGAATCAGTCGGCCAACCCTCTACGCCCGCAAACGCAACTTACAAGCAACCTTAGAAGACCTGAAAGATTTACTCATAAATTAA